GCCCGGCAACACCCACGATTTGGCCGTGACGAAAGGCAGTTCTTCGCGTCGGGGACGGACCAGCGGGATTGGGCTTGCTTCCGATTCGACGACCACAGGGTCAAGTGATTAGGCTCGTTTTCCGGTATCCCCGTATTTCGCCCACTTGGACCCCTTTTCCAGCGATACACTGATTGTGGGGAAGCGATGCCGAAGAAGAAGCAAGGTAGGAACGCTCCTTGTTGGTGTGGCAGCGGCAAGAAGTACAAGAACTGCCACCTGGGTACTGACGCTGTGGCTGAGGCGAACCGCAACAGACCGTCCGTACCCCGAGGTCGGGATATTTTCGAGATTCGGGACAGCATTCTATCTCCCAGACAACTCCGCTCCGATGAAGTAGGCCCAGATCGCCGTTAGCGGCCTATTCTCCGTGATGGCCGTTTTCTTGC
The nucleotide sequence above comes from Clostridia bacterium. Encoded proteins:
- a CDS encoding SEC-C metal-binding domain-containing protein, with the protein product MPKKKQGRNAPCWCGSGKKYKNCHLGTDAVAEANRNRPSVPRGRDIFEIRDSILSPRQLRSDEVGPDRR